A single genomic interval of Deltaproteobacteria bacterium harbors:
- the xerD gene encoding site-specific tyrosine recombinase XerD, translating to MQLDEAVDLFLVHLKVERNLSPNTVSAYASDLAQFARFCQDRGLRELEAVDGQAVLDHLMRLSRARRAVRSQARGLVALRGFFKYLRREKHLSVDPTAVVDLPKVGRKLPEVLSLGDVERLLAAPDANQPLGLRDAAMLEVLYATGLRVSELCGLKLADLDLERGCLRTLGKGRKQRLVPLGEAAVLILRRYLVEVRPPLDRSQDGHVFLSRLGGPLTRQAFWKSIKAYALKADITQRITPHKLRHSFATHLLERGADLRAVQAMLGHADISTTQIYTHVSRAHLLQVYRRHHPRA from the coding sequence ATGCAGCTCGACGAGGCGGTGGACCTGTTCCTCGTGCACCTCAAGGTCGAGCGCAACCTGAGCCCCAACACGGTGAGCGCCTACGCGAGCGACCTCGCGCAGTTCGCGCGCTTTTGCCAGGATCGCGGGCTTCGCGAGCTCGAGGCGGTGGACGGACAAGCGGTGCTGGACCACCTGATGCGGCTGTCTCGCGCCCGACGGGCGGTGCGCAGCCAAGCCCGCGGGCTCGTCGCGCTGCGCGGCTTCTTCAAGTATCTGCGCCGCGAAAAACACCTCTCGGTGGACCCTACCGCCGTCGTGGACCTGCCCAAGGTGGGCCGGAAGCTGCCCGAGGTGCTGTCGCTCGGGGACGTGGAACGCCTCCTCGCCGCACCGGATGCAAACCAGCCCCTCGGCCTGCGCGACGCCGCAATGCTCGAAGTGCTCTACGCCACGGGCCTGCGCGTCAGCGAACTCTGCGGCTTGAAGCTTGCCGACCTGGACCTCGAGCGCGGCTGTCTCCGCACTCTCGGAAAGGGGCGTAAGCAGCGGCTCGTACCTCTCGGCGAGGCGGCGGTGCTCATCCTCCGGCGGTACCTGGTGGAGGTCCGCCCCCCCCTGGACCGCTCGCAAGACGGCCATGTCTTTCTGAGTCGCCTCGGTGGCCCCCTCACGAGGCAGGCCTTCTGGAAGTCCATCAAGGCCTACGCGTTGAAGGCGGACATCACGCAGCGCATCACACCCCACAAGCTGCGGCACTCCTTCGCCACGCACCTCCTCGAGCGGGGAGCTGACCTCCGGGCAGTCCAAGCCATGTTAGGCCACGCCGACATCTCCACCACCCAGATCTACACCCACGTGAGCCGAGCGCACCTCCTCCAGGTCTACCGGCGCCACCACCCTCGGGCCTGA
- a CDS encoding site-2 protease family protein, translating into MLNLSLERIREAVVFLIALILSIAVHEFGHALVADKLGDRTPRYQGRVTLNPLAHADLFGTIIFPLVGLLMQAPILFGWGKPVLVNPAAFTRKLRQKIGHLLVAAAGPAMNVVLALLVTLIYFVVLATGIVKPFGELARGIEHVIGLNWVLVFFNLIPCPPLDGGAVLAGLLPDRYNHVNEFLRQYGFIILIGLLVTGLTSIFVRPALYLTTASIRLVYSLLA; encoded by the coding sequence GTGTTAAACCTGTCCCTCGAGCGGATCCGCGAAGCGGTCGTCTTCCTGATCGCGCTCATCCTCTCCATCGCCGTACACGAGTTCGGCCACGCCCTCGTGGCGGACAAGCTCGGGGACCGCACGCCGCGCTACCAGGGCCGCGTCACCCTCAACCCTCTCGCGCACGCGGACCTCTTCGGCACGATCATCTTTCCCCTCGTCGGGCTGCTCATGCAGGCCCCCATTCTCTTCGGCTGGGGAAAGCCCGTCCTGGTCAACCCAGCGGCCTTCACCCGCAAGCTCCGGCAGAAGATCGGCCATCTCCTCGTCGCGGCCGCCGGCCCGGCGATGAACGTCGTCCTCGCGCTCCTCGTCACGTTGATCTACTTCGTGGTCCTCGCCACGGGGATCGTCAAACCCTTCGGTGAGCTCGCCCGCGGGATCGAACACGTCATCGGGCTCAACTGGGTGCTGGTCTTCTTCAACCTCATCCCGTGCCCTCCCCTCGACGGCGGCGCGGTGCTGGCGGGCCTGCTTCCCGACCGCTACAACCACGTCAACGAGTTCCTCCGGCAGTACGGCTTCATCATCCTCATCGGGCTCCTCGTCACCGGCCTCACCTCCATCTTCGTGCGGCCCGCGCTCTACCTCACCACGGCGTCGATCCGCCTGGTCTACTCCCTGCTCGCCTGA
- a CDS encoding segregation/condensation protein A encodes MSDHPEADEYQVELPEFEGPLDLLLHLVKRHELNIVEIPIAFITEKYLEYLDLMRQLNLDVAGEYLLMAATLAHLKSRELLPRQDDLAPEENEDPDAPDPKHELIRRLLEYQRYKDAAEQISNRPTLGRQVFPRGVAMEPVDPSELPLQEVGTFALIAALNEVLQRSQVKLSYDVVIDHISISDRINSIVDRLAVSTTVPFLQCFDLKAPGPQLRHEIVVTFLAILEMAKLRMVRILQNAQDGEILIARAGELRSVEAEVEKQYS; translated from the coding sequence ATGAGCGATCATCCCGAGGCGGACGAGTATCAGGTAGAGCTCCCGGAGTTCGAGGGGCCGCTGGATCTCTTGCTTCACCTGGTGAAGCGCCACGAGCTCAACATCGTGGAGATCCCCATCGCCTTCATCACCGAGAAGTACCTCGAGTACCTGGACCTGATGCGGCAGCTCAACCTGGACGTCGCTGGCGAGTACCTGCTCATGGCGGCGACGCTCGCCCACCTGAAGTCGCGCGAGCTGCTGCCCCGCCAGGACGACCTAGCTCCCGAAGAGAACGAAGACCCCGACGCTCCCGATCCGAAGCACGAGCTCATCCGGCGCTTGCTCGAGTACCAACGCTACAAGGACGCCGCCGAGCAGATCTCGAATCGCCCCACCCTAGGGCGCCAGGTCTTCCCGCGGGGCGTCGCCATGGAGCCGGTGGATCCCTCGGAGCTCCCGCTGCAGGAGGTAGGGACCTTCGCCCTCATCGCGGCGCTCAACGAGGTGCTACAACGCAGCCAGGTCAAGCTGAGCTACGACGTGGTCATCGACCACATCTCCATCAGCGACCGGATCAACTCCATCGTGGATCGGCTGGCAGTGAGCACCACGGTCCCCTTTCTCCAGTGCTTCGACCTGAAGGCCCCCGGGCCTCAACTGCGCCACGAAATCGTCGTGACCTTCCTCGCGATCCTCGAGATGGCGAAGCTGCGCATGGTGCGCATTCTGCAGAACGCGCAGGACGGCGAGATCCTGATCGCCCGCGCCGGCGAGCTCCGGTCCGTCGAGGCCGAGGTCGAGAAGCAATACAGCTAA
- the scpB gene encoding SMC-Scp complex subunit ScpB encodes MQLKSILEALIFAADKPISARQLKELTGAKPAEVSETLEHMVHEFQNSGIQLVELSGGYQFRTHPDCGTYVKRMLAGRPARLTRPMVETLAIVAYRQPITRPEIEEIRGVDCGGTMRVLMERNLVRVLGKKEEPGRPVLFGTTKHFLEFFNLKDLRELPTLKEFTELSEEHQAQFDDMYGGRSAEDKVSVPVSDEVGTAEPESLADGVPPDGGAEVAQAAEAFDAATPGDAFAATPGAEEQLSEHAVPECAPANDGTSEDPAFAGAQAAVDSAVSAVEELAAASTGEPAPLQPAPPPARPAWSEEEDDEALDALDRAIARAEEVLATSQPPRAAQTPAASGTGPDTSDPPAVD; translated from the coding sequence ATGCAGCTCAAGTCGATCCTGGAGGCCCTGATCTTCGCCGCCGACAAGCCGATCTCGGCGCGCCAGCTCAAGGAGCTCACGGGGGCCAAGCCGGCGGAGGTTAGCGAAACCCTCGAGCACATGGTGCACGAGTTCCAGAATTCGGGGATCCAGCTCGTGGAGCTGAGCGGGGGCTACCAGTTCCGCACCCACCCCGACTGCGGCACGTACGTGAAGCGTATGCTGGCCGGGCGGCCGGCGCGCCTCACCCGCCCGATGGTCGAGACCCTCGCCATCGTGGCCTACCGCCAGCCCATCACCCGACCCGAGATCGAGGAGATCCGCGGCGTGGACTGCGGCGGCACGATGCGCGTCCTGATGGAGCGCAATCTGGTTCGCGTGCTCGGCAAGAAGGAGGAGCCCGGCCGTCCCGTGCTCTTCGGCACCACCAAACACTTCCTCGAGTTCTTCAACTTGAAGGATCTGCGCGAGCTGCCGACGCTCAAAGAGTTCACCGAACTGTCGGAAGAGCACCAGGCGCAGTTCGACGACATGTATGGCGGCCGCTCGGCCGAGGACAAGGTCTCCGTCCCCGTCTCCGACGAGGTCGGGACCGCCGAGCCGGAATCCCTCGCGGACGGCGTGCCCCCCGACGGGGGAGCCGAAGTCGCCCAGGCGGCGGAGGCCTTCGACGCGGCGACGCCGGGCGACGCGTTCGCGGCGACGCCCGGGGCCGAGGAGCAGCTCTCCGAGCACGCGGTCCCCGAGTGCGCGCCAGCGAACGACGGAACGAGCGAGGACCCGGCGTTTGCTGGGGCCCAGGCCGCCGTCGACAGCGCGGTGAGCGCCGTGGAGGAGCTTGCCGCGGCCTCTACAGGAGAGCCGGCCCCTCTTCAGCCCGCCCCGCCGCCCGCGCGCCCCGCCTGGTCCGAGGAGGAAGACGACGAAGCGCTCGACGCGCTGGACCGGGCCATCGCGCGTGCCGAGGAGGTCCTTGCCACCTCGCAGCCCCCCCGCGCCGCCCAGACGCCGGCCGCTTCCGGCACCGGCCCGGACACGTCCGACCCACCGGCGGTGGACTAG
- a CDS encoding rRNA pseudouridine synthase, protein MSEARLRLQHFLAQAGVASRRKAEELILAGRVAVNGKAVTELGTKVDPTADRVTVDRERVLPEAHAWIVLNKPRGVMCTTRDPEGRTTVMDLLGETGSRLYPVGRLDYLTEGALLVTNDGALAEALMHPRNRIPRVYHVKVHGLISVEALEQLRKGVPLETGETVASEVFILTTTGQHSWLEMTIRQGLNHQIHRMIEAVGTRVLKLIRVAFGPLTVEGLPPGRFRPLVQAEVDELRKAVGLKRETVRPPAASAERYRRRPQPQEGRAREGDRAATGLRRRDASRQRQPLPRSLTDEKKPPQERPARQTAARRAAPADAKRGAALPKAAERPRSKATAGPGGHKPRKPTGKAPRARRPPRRD, encoded by the coding sequence ATGTCCGAAGCGCGCCTCAGACTCCAGCATTTCCTCGCCCAGGCGGGCGTGGCCTCGCGCCGCAAGGCGGAGGAGCTCATCCTCGCCGGCCGCGTCGCGGTGAACGGGAAGGCCGTGACCGAGCTCGGCACGAAGGTCGACCCGACCGCCGACCGCGTGACGGTAGACCGCGAGCGCGTCCTCCCCGAAGCGCACGCCTGGATCGTCCTCAACAAGCCCCGCGGTGTGATGTGCACCACCCGCGACCCGGAAGGGCGAACCACGGTGATGGACCTCCTCGGCGAGACGGGGAGTCGCCTCTACCCCGTCGGGAGGCTGGACTACCTGACCGAGGGGGCACTGCTCGTCACGAACGACGGCGCTCTCGCCGAGGCGCTCATGCACCCGCGCAATCGCATCCCGCGGGTCTACCACGTCAAGGTTCACGGACTGATCTCGGTCGAGGCGCTCGAGCAGCTCCGCAAGGGGGTCCCCCTCGAGACCGGGGAGACGGTCGCCTCGGAGGTCTTCATCCTGACCACCACGGGCCAGCACAGCTGGCTGGAGATGACCATCCGGCAGGGCCTGAACCATCAGATCCACCGCATGATCGAAGCGGTGGGGACGCGCGTCCTCAAGTTGATACGCGTCGCCTTCGGCCCTCTGACCGTCGAGGGACTCCCCCCGGGCCGCTTCCGGCCCCTGGTACAGGCGGAGGTCGACGAGCTGCGGAAGGCCGTCGGGCTCAAGCGCGAGACGGTGCGGCCTCCCGCCGCGAGCGCCGAGCGTTACCGACGTCGGCCCCAGCCCCAGGAGGGACGCGCAAGAGAAGGCGACCGTGCCGCCACGGGCCTGCGCCGCAGGGACGCGTCGCGCCAGCGGCAACCGCTCCCTCGGTCACTCACCGACGAAAAGAAGCCGCCGCAGGAACGTCCGGCGCGTCAGACCGCCGCGCGACGGGCCGCCCCGGCCGACGCCAAGCGAGGCGCCGCTCTCCCGAAGGCCGCCGAGCGCCCTCGCTCCAAGGCGACCGCTGGACCGGGGGGCCACAAGCCGAGGAAGCCGACCGGCAAGGCGCCGCGCGCGCGCCGCCCGCCTCGCCGCGACTAA
- the nusB gene encoding transcription antitermination factor NusB, producing MGSRRAGRAAALKILYQLDTVDDFSRAEAGVRDFFEHLDPEAEQDVRDFAGELCLGVRDRLRELDRAIEAASQNWRLARMSRIDRNILRIAAYEIMACPEVPAEVAIDEAIELGKAFGSTESAGFVNGVLDRLRRDHRAQGGQSK from the coding sequence ATGGGCAGTCGTCGGGCAGGCCGCGCGGCCGCCCTCAAGATCCTCTACCAGTTGGACACCGTCGACGATTTCTCTCGAGCGGAAGCGGGAGTCCGCGACTTCTTCGAGCACCTGGACCCCGAGGCCGAGCAAGACGTGCGCGACTTCGCGGGCGAGCTGTGTCTCGGCGTGCGGGATCGTTTGCGCGAGCTCGATCGTGCCATCGAGGCCGCGTCTCAGAACTGGCGGCTTGCCCGCATGAGCCGCATCGACCGCAACATCCTCCGGATCGCCGCGTACGAGATCATGGCGTGCCCGGAGGTCCCGGCGGAGGTGGCGATCGACGAGGCGATCGAGCTCGGGAAGGCCTTCGGGAGCACCGAGTCGGCTGGCTTCGTGAACGGGGTGCTGGACAGGCTGCGGAGAGACCATCGCGCGCAGGGTGGTCAATCCAAGTAG
- a CDS encoding 6,7-dimethyl-8-ribityllumazine synthase yields MAREVEGHLSATGLRFALVVSRFNAFITDRLLEGALDAVRRHGGDAEAASVFRTPGAYEIPLAAQRAAESGQFDAVICLGAVIRGATPHFEYIASEVTKGMAQVQLQTGVPVAYGVLTPDTLEQAIERAGTKAGNKGFEAAVAAIEMANLLKQMPARAGGTR; encoded by the coding sequence ATGGCACGCGAAGTAGAAGGTCATCTCTCGGCGACGGGGCTGCGGTTTGCCCTCGTGGTGAGCCGCTTCAACGCCTTCATCACCGATCGGCTCCTCGAAGGAGCGCTGGATGCGGTCCGCAGGCATGGAGGTGACGCCGAGGCCGCGAGTGTGTTCAGAACTCCCGGCGCTTACGAGATCCCGCTCGCGGCCCAGCGTGCGGCGGAGAGCGGGCAGTTCGACGCCGTGATCTGCCTCGGGGCCGTGATCCGCGGGGCGACTCCGCACTTCGAGTACATCGCCTCAGAGGTCACGAAGGGGATGGCGCAGGTGCAGCTCCAGACGGGCGTGCCCGTGGCCTACGGGGTGCTCACCCCGGATACGCTCGAGCAGGCGATCGAGCGCGCCGGCACGAAGGCGGGGAACAAGGGCTTCGAGGCCGCTGTCGCCGCAATCGAGATGGCGAACCTCCTGAAGCAGATGCCGGCCCGGGCTGGCGGCACGAGATAG
- the ribB gene encoding 3,4-dihydroxy-2-butanone-4-phosphate synthase, giving the protein MTKLTVEMALEQIRAGRQIVLVDDEDRENEGDLCMAATKARAEDINFMARHGRGLICLTLTRERVRRLGLPKMSERNESRFGTNFHVSIEARDGVTTGISAADRATTIHAAVASDAGPHSIVSPGHVFPICAMEGGVLVRTGQTEGSVDLARLAGLEPAGVICEIMNDDGTMARRPDLERFAQEHGLGILTIAQLIEYRLQRERLIHEAVSAEVVPPGLTRPFRLIAYRTEVSDAQYLALVCGPVDSGTPALVRMHRAVVPADVFGVSASGSGSKNLRALRQIEEAGAGVFVYVVPGRVDLVAQVERIARGAAALGGSAESHPPELRDFGLGAQVLLSLGLKRIRLMTDNPKRLVGLEGYGLEVVEQVSLNPS; this is encoded by the coding sequence ATGACGAAGCTCACTGTCGAGATGGCTCTCGAGCAGATCCGTGCCGGACGGCAGATCGTGCTCGTCGATGACGAGGATCGGGAGAACGAGGGAGACCTCTGCATGGCGGCCACCAAGGCGCGCGCGGAGGACATCAACTTCATGGCCCGGCACGGGCGGGGCCTCATCTGCCTGACGCTGACGCGGGAGCGTGTCCGTCGGCTCGGGCTCCCGAAGATGAGCGAGCGCAACGAGTCGCGTTTCGGAACGAACTTCCACGTCAGCATCGAGGCCCGGGACGGCGTGACGACGGGCATCTCGGCAGCCGACCGCGCGACGACGATTCACGCCGCGGTGGCCTCGGACGCGGGCCCCCACAGCATCGTGTCGCCCGGGCACGTCTTCCCGATCTGCGCCATGGAGGGCGGCGTTCTTGTGCGCACCGGTCAAACCGAGGGCTCCGTGGACCTGGCGCGACTCGCGGGGCTCGAGCCGGCGGGCGTGATCTGCGAGATCATGAACGACGATGGAACGATGGCCAGACGCCCGGACCTCGAGAGGTTCGCGCAGGAGCACGGCCTCGGGATCCTCACCATTGCGCAGCTCATCGAGTACCGTCTTCAGCGCGAACGCCTGATTCACGAAGCAGTGAGCGCCGAGGTGGTGCCGCCCGGACTGACGCGGCCCTTTCGGCTGATCGCCTATCGCACCGAGGTGAGCGACGCTCAGTACCTCGCGCTGGTTTGCGGGCCCGTCGACTCTGGGACGCCGGCGCTCGTGCGCATGCACCGGGCGGTGGTCCCCGCGGATGTCTTCGGGGTGAGCGCGAGCGGCAGCGGGAGCAAGAACCTGCGCGCGCTGCGCCAGATCGAAGAGGCGGGGGCGGGGGTCTTCGTCTACGTCGTACCGGGGCGGGTGGATCTCGTCGCGCAGGTGGAGCGAATCGCGCGCGGCGCGGCGGCGCTCGGTGGTTCCGCGGAGTCTCATCCCCCGGAGCTGCGCGATTTCGGCCTGGGGGCGCAGGTTCTTCTGTCTCTGGGGTTGAAGCGGATCCGCCTCATGACGGATAACCCCAAGCGTCTGGTCGGTCTCGAGGGGTACGGGCTGGAGGTGGTCGAACAGGTTTCCTTGAACCCAAGCTAG